Proteins from one Camelina sativa cultivar DH55 chromosome 8, Cs, whole genome shotgun sequence genomic window:
- the LOC104707921 gene encoding uncharacterized protein LOC104707921: MWKTKKHVSSPPFILFTFSSAGKNLNHTENARKTTKKKKKKKKKMSATAVFSLTNSRAVFNGFDNRTFLCRNAVAAKPSSRCFPSPMKPSSLASRFSPLILTNKSFKTSVFKRFDTLMEWQECKVKKKVEVPVSVAYGLYSERESIPRWMTFISSVKILKDKPDLSRWTLKYKAFGQDLEYAWLAKNLQPLPNQKIHWISLEGLPNKGTVRFFPLGPSSCDVELTFAYEVPLLLIPFAAALQPLMQGLINNSLEQFAEIAKSTKTT, translated from the exons ATgtggaaaacaaagaagcatgtttcttctcctcctttcatactctttacattttcttccgccggaaaaaacttaaatcacacagaaAACGCAaggaagacgacgaagaagaagaagaagaagaagaagaagatgtctgCGACGGCGGTTTTTTCTCTAACAAACTCCAGAGCCGTCTTCAACGGATTCGATAACCGGACATTTCTTTGCCGGAACGCCGTAGCTGCTAAACCAAGTTCGAGATGTTTTCCTTCTCCGATGAAGCCTTCGTCTCTTGCTTCTAGATTCTCTCCTTTGATTTTAACCAATAAATCCTTTAAAACCTCAGTATTCAAGAGATTTGATACTCTCATGGAATGGCAAGAATGCAA AGTTAAGAAGAAGGTTGAAGTGCCTGTATCAGTTGCTTATGGACTCTACTCGGAGCGTGAATCAATTCCTAGATGGATGACATTCATTTCTTCCGTTAAG ATATTGAAGGACAAGCCTGATTTATCTCGATGGACCTTGAAATATAAAGCATTTGGTCAGGATCTTGAGTACGCTTGGCTTGCTAAGAACTTGCAG CCTCTCCCGAACCAGAAAATACACTGGATTTCTCTAGAAGGCCTTCCTAACAA gggCACTGTCCGCTTTTTCCCGCTAGGACCTTCATCATGTGATGTAGAA CTAACCTTTGCATATGAAGTTCCGCTGCTACTTATTCCATTTGCAGCG GCACTTCAACCGCTAATGCAAGGATTGATCAATAATAGTTTGGAGCAATTTGCAGAGATAGCAAAAAGCACTAAGACCACTTAG
- the LOC104707920 gene encoding tRNA:m(4)X modification enzyme TRM13 homolog produces MGSCSVVTSEMKRNLLYSMNVSKFRQLIKKIDDVHGGICKDIEDSYLSPEACNIWFNKEIDRKIPFQEKHVLQQGSILGNLEKFGVLNKCNEKVECCESYLEEKDDSSVSAVVEFGAGRGYLTQMLADCYGINKVYLVERKSYKLKADRSLRQKENLVLERMRIDIEDLDLNAVESLHGVPYVAVGKHLCGPATDLSLRCCLSRQDGESPVPRGLAIATCCHHLCQWKSYINKEYILSLGISKDEFHIMTSFTSWAVDDDHGSNVPGVDDIDLLVANAKEEEEGEVRDDLSSVEEVVKKMKPMERAVLGFKCKQIIDAGRMKWVKKHGLDSKLVKYIPASISPENTLLVAG; encoded by the exons ATGGGATCTTGTTCTGTTGTTACTTCAGAGATGAAGAGGAATCTGCTCTATAGTATGAATGTTTCTAAGTTTCgtcagctaattaagaaaattgatGATGTTCATGGCGGTATTTGTAAAGATATCGAAGATTCGTATCTGTCACCTGAAGCTTGTAACATATGGTTTAATAAGGAGATAGATAG GAAGATACCGTTTCAAGAGAAGCACGTTTTGCAGCAAGGTTCGATTCTTGGTAACTTGGAAAAGTTTGGGGTATTGAACAAGTGCAACGAAAAGGTGGAATGTTGCGAAAGTTATCTGGAAGAGAAAGACGATAGTAGTGTGTCTGCGGTTGTTGAATTTGGCGCTGGGAGAGGATACTTAACACAGATGCTAGCAGATTGCTATGGGATCAATAAGGTGTATCTAGTTGAGAGGAAATCTTATAAGCTCAAG GCCGATCGGTCATTGAGGCAAAAGGAGAACTTAGTATTAGAGCGTATGAGAATCGATA TCGAGGATTTGGACCTTAACGCAGTTGAATCTTTACATGGTGTTCCTTATGTGGCTGTTGGGAAACATCTCTGTGGTCCTGCAACAG ATTTGAGCTTAAGATGTTGTTTGTCGAGACAAGATGGTGAAAGCCCGGTACCTAGAGGTCTCGCTATTGCGACTTGTTGCCATCATCTTTGCCAATGGAAAAGCTACATAA ATAAAGAATATATCCTTAGCCTGGGGATCTCCAAGGACGAGTTCCATATCATGACTTCGTTCACTAGCTGGGCTGTTGATGATGATCACGGTTCCAATGTTCCTGGTGTTGACGACATTGACCTTCTTGTTGCAAA tgcaaaggaggaagaagaaggagaagtgagAGATGATTTGAGCAGCGTGGAGGAAGTTGTGAAGAAAATGAAACCCATGGAAAGAGCTGTTTTAGGTTTTAAATGCAAACAGATAATTGATGCGGGGAGGATGAAGTGGGTTAAGAAACACGGGTTAGATTCAAAGCTAGTGAAGTATATTCCGGCAAGCATCTCGCCTGAAAATACTCTACTGGTCGCCGGATGA
- the LOC104707922 gene encoding uncharacterized protein LOC104707922 — METPKGTIIFTTVGRTHYGFDVFSLHIATSLERRLTDGVSVNFNAQFTSGDNVVFVSERNGSATIFRTRPGNSEPEQLPGAPDSYFHDRPIVTQSNILYFISAHEQPDRHFKNWSALYAVELNGEKREVTRVTPPDVADFSPAVSQSGELLAVASYGSRSWGGEFHEINTDIVVFKASEPETRVVICERGGWPTWSGDSTVFFHHQADDGWWSIFRVDIPENFQKHPDYPIVPIRVTPSGLHCFTPAAFHDEKRIAVATRRRGVTYRHIEIYDFEHKTFQPVTEPLNPSFHHYNPFVSADSEFLGYHRFRGGESTQGESIVPNIESIVSPIKTLSLLRINGSFPAPSPNGDLIALNSDFDINGGIKVAKSDGSKRWTLIKDRTAFYNSWSPTERHVIYTSLGPIFSPASMAVQIARIKFDPSDLTADKEELPCDVKILTLDNTGNNAFPSCSPDGKSVVFRSGRSGHKNLYILDAVNGESNGGGIRRLTEGPWIDTMPCWSPKGDLIGFSSNRHNPENTAAFGAYVVRPDGSGLRRIQIAGPEGSEEAARERVNHVSFNKDGDWLVFTANLCGITAEPVAIPNQFQPYGDLYIVKVDGTGLRRLTWNGYEDGTPTWHTVDELDLTRLSLNGQDGDKLGGQFEEPLWISCDI, encoded by the coding sequence ATGGAAACACCTAAAGGCACCATCATCTTCACTACCGTTGGTCGAACTCACTACGGCTTCGACGTCTTCTCTCTCCACATCGCCACCTCCCTCGAACGCCGTTTAACAGACGGCGTTTCCGTTAACTTCAACGCTCAGTTCACCAGCGGCGATAATGTCGTCTTTGTTTCGGAACGAAACGGATCCGCTACGATTTTCAGAACCCGACCCGGAAATTCTGAACCCGAGCAGCTTCCCGGAGCTCCGGATAGCTACTTCCACGACCGTCCCATCGTTACTCAATCCAACATACTCTATTTCATCTCAGCTCACGAGCAGCCTGATCGTCATTTCAAGAATTGGTCTGCGCTTTATGCCGTGGAACTCAACGGCGAGAAGAGAGAGGTTACACGTGTCACTCCACCAGACGTCGCCGATTTTAGCCCGGCGGTTTCTCAATCGGGAGAACTCTTAGCCGTCGCGTCCTATGGATCTCGATCTTGGGGAGGTGAGTTTCACGAGATCAACACTGATATAGTTGTTTTCAAAGCATCTGAACCGGAGACAAGAGTGGTGATTTGCGAGCGTGGCGGATGGCCGACTTGGTCCGGCGATTCAACTGTTTTCTTCCACCACCAAGCAGACGACGGTTGGTGGAGCATATTCCGGGTGGATATACCGGAAAATTTCCAGAAACATCCCGATTACCCAATCGTACCGATCCGAGTCACTCCATCTGGACTCCACTGTTTCACACCTGCAGCTTTCCACGACGAGAAACGAATCGCCGTCGCAACTCGCCGCCGCGGCGTCACCTACCGTCACATCGAGATTTACGACTTTGAACACAAAACGTTTCAGCCAGTGACTGAGCCACTCAATCCGAGTTTCCACCATTACAACCCCTTCGTATCTGCCGATTCCGAGTTCCTCGGCTACCACCGGTTCAGAGGCGGCGAGTCAACTCAGGGCGAGTCAATCGTTCCGAACATAGAATCCATCGTTTCACCAATCAAGACCCTCAGCTTACTCAGAATAAACGGATCGTTTCCAGCACCATCACCTAACGGCGACCTAATCGCATTAAACTCCGACTTCGACATCAACGGTGGTATCAAAGTCGCGAAATCCGACGGCTCAAAACGATGGACGTTGATCAAAGACCGTACAGCTTTCTACAATTCATGGAGTCCAACGGAGCGTCATGTAATCTACACATCTCTCGGTCCAATCTTCAGTCCGGCGAGTATGGCGGTTCAGATAGCTCGAATTAAGTTCGATCCCTCAGATCTCACCGCCGATAAAGAAGAGCTTCCATGTGATGTGAAGATTCTCACACTCGATAACACTGGGAACAACGCTTTCCCTTCTTGCTCTCCCGATGGCAAATCAGTCGTGTTCCGATCTGGTAGATCAGGTCATAAGAATCTCTACATTCTAGACGCCGTTAACGGAGAATCTAACGGCGGTGGGATACGACGGTTAACGGAAGGGCCGTGGATCGATACTATGCCTTGCTGGTCTCCGAAAGGAGATCTCATCGGATTCTCATCTAACCGGCACAATCCAGAGAACACCGCTGCGTTCGGTGCTTACGTGGTGAGACCTGACGGTTCTGGTTTGAGGAGGATTCAAATCGCGGGACCGGAAGGTTCGGAGGAAGCGGCAAGGGAGAGAGTTAATCACGTGAGTTTCAATAAGGATGGTGATTGGCTAGTTTTCACGGCGAACCTCTGTGGGATAACGGCGGAGCCGGTGGCGATTCCGAATCAGTTTCAGCCGTATGGGGATTTGTACATTGTCAAAGTGGACGGGACGGGGTTGAGGAGGCTGACGTGGAATGGGTATGAGGATGGGACTCCGACGTGGCATACTGTGGATGAATTGGATCTGACTCGGTTGAGTTTGAACGGTCAGGATGGAGATAAGCTTGGAGGTCAGTTTGAGGAGCCGTTGTGGATCTCGTGCGATATATGA